One stretch of Segatella copri DNA includes these proteins:
- a CDS encoding HEPN domain-containing protein, producing the protein MGLTNDERSSLVELRLEKAKRFIAEAEQMLSMGLWDLAANRFYYSCFHAAQALLIHYGLSAHTHAGTLGVFGMNFVKTGKIDKELGAFFSRMEQLRMKADYNCEYDVSNSDVENMLHPAHDFLNSIIKLIKEKQ; encoded by the coding sequence ATGGGGCTAACAAACGATGAAAGAAGTTCTTTAGTAGAACTTCGTCTGGAAAAAGCAAAAAGATTTATAGCAGAAGCAGAGCAAATGCTTTCTATGGGATTATGGGATTTGGCAGCTAATAGGTTTTACTATTCTTGTTTCCATGCTGCTCAGGCACTATTAATACATTATGGGCTTTCGGCACATACTCATGCTGGTACTTTAGGCGTATTTGGTATGAATTTCGTTAAGACAGGTAAAATTGACAAAGAACTTGGTGCATTTTTCTCCAGGATGGAACAATTAAGAATGAAAGCTGATTATAACTGTGAATATGATGTTAGTAATTCTGACGTAGAAAATATGCTACACCCCGCTCATGACTTTTTAAATAGCATCATCAAACTTATCAAGGAAAAACAATAG
- a CDS encoding LlaJI family restriction endonuclease: MRILIEEHQYQAEQIRDVLHGIDAMQDIDGNVSINYVGYYYNTQLNDCVFILPKVLLEDTPEGERVFGKYAPETIVNLNQNNPLSQQEKDFIYEFSVWIYRTIEVYNNTTRNGIVYHQKIACLGKSNRQINNTFLDILLALIDFNKHNQDFIFFILKNIHSGYNRIHWSKTIATTRAIISKNSPVYPHPVNRKKQINFDEELLIIFYSILNYISERYGFANHINCNFQLITGYRFKTYLDGLGKTRLLQIKYKYFSDKALHLWQLCYDFFDNAKRMNIQQERKEYLLVKSFNIVFEAIIDELLGEKNIPAGLKEQADGKRIDHLYSYQNLITTRNQEPVYYIGDSKYYKLGHSIGKESVYKQFTYARNIIQWNLNLFMNDDKDDEELQYDKRNFGNVPKLRDDLTEGYNIIPNFFISAKMAENLSFSDQISSTDREHKCFNTQHFNDRLFDRDTLLVFHYDVNFLYVVSLYARHNEHQKFAWKNRVRKMFRDEIQKMLDERYDFYRLTPKEDTQVEEFVSRNFRKLIGKIFSPTKSNDYLILAFEKEDSNEEQKEAIINDVKEKFYIEGFALSDDDRIG, from the coding sequence ATGAGAATCCTCATAGAAGAACATCAGTATCAGGCTGAACAGATTAGGGATGTTCTGCACGGCATCGACGCCATGCAGGACATTGATGGCAACGTCAGCATCAACTACGTTGGGTATTACTACAATACCCAGCTCAACGATTGCGTCTTTATTTTGCCGAAAGTACTGCTCGAAGACACCCCAGAGGGCGAAAGAGTATTCGGCAAATACGCCCCGGAAACCATCGTCAACCTGAACCAGAACAACCCACTCTCTCAACAGGAGAAAGACTTCATCTATGAGTTCTCTGTCTGGATTTACCGCACCATCGAAGTTTACAACAATACCACCAGAAACGGCATTGTCTATCACCAGAAAATAGCGTGCCTCGGTAAAAGTAACAGACAAATCAACAACACATTTCTCGATATTCTGCTGGCTCTCATCGACTTCAACAAGCATAACCAGGATTTCATCTTCTTCATCCTGAAGAACATCCATTCCGGTTACAACCGCATTCATTGGTCAAAGACCATAGCCACCACGAGAGCCATCATCAGCAAAAACAGCCCTGTTTATCCCCATCCTGTCAACAGGAAAAAGCAGATTAATTTTGATGAAGAACTCCTGATTATCTTCTATTCCATACTGAATTATATCAGCGAAAGATACGGCTTCGCCAATCATATCAACTGCAATTTCCAGCTGATAACAGGCTATCGTTTCAAGACCTATCTGGATGGATTAGGGAAGACTAGACTGCTCCAGATTAAGTATAAATACTTCTCAGACAAGGCTTTACACCTCTGGCAACTATGCTATGATTTCTTTGACAACGCCAAGCGCATGAACATCCAGCAGGAACGCAAGGAGTATCTTCTGGTTAAGAGTTTCAATATCGTTTTCGAGGCCATTATTGATGAACTTCTAGGCGAGAAGAACATTCCAGCCGGACTGAAAGAACAGGCTGACGGCAAGCGCATAGACCATTTGTACAGCTACCAGAACCTGATTACAACAAGAAATCAGGAGCCAGTTTATTACATCGGCGACAGCAAATATTACAAGCTAGGTCATTCCATCGGCAAAGAATCTGTGTATAAGCAGTTTACGTACGCCAGAAACATCATCCAGTGGAACCTGAACCTCTTTATGAACGACGATAAGGACGATGAAGAACTGCAATACGACAAGCGTAATTTTGGCAACGTACCCAAGCTTCGCGATGACCTGACGGAAGGCTACAACATCATTCCGAACTTCTTCATCAGCGCAAAGATGGCAGAGAATCTCTCTTTCTCAGACCAGATTTCGTCAACCGACAGGGAACATAAGTGCTTCAACACCCAGCATTTCAACGACCGCCTGTTCGACCGCGACACCCTTCTCGTCTTCCACTACGATGTCAACTTCCTCTATGTAGTATCTCTGTATGCCCGTCATAACGAGCACCAGAAATTCGCCTGGAAAAACCGGGTTCGCAAGATGTTCCGTGATGAAATCCAGAAGATGCTGGACGAAAGATACGACTTCTATCGCCTCACGCCGAAAGAAGATACGCAAGTAGAAGAATTCGTCAGCCGGAATTTCAGAAAGCTTATCGGCAAGATATTCTCGCCAACGAAATCCAATGATTATCTGATACTTGCGTTCGAGAAAGAAGACTCCAACGAGGAGCAGAAAGAAGCTATCATAAACGATGTTAAGGAGAAATTCTATATAGAGGGATTTGCCTTATCGGATGATGACAGGATAGGCTAA
- a CDS encoding (deoxy)nucleoside triphosphate pyrophosphohydrolase: MKHYNVVAAVVCHDGKYLCMQKDKTKFDYTSYKWEFPGGKIEPGETPQQALARELMEEMEYPVEVGEELVTVNHEYPDFSITMTAFLCTPKGDANGFRRREHAGSKWCSKDELKGLNWAAADVGIVRILL; this comes from the coding sequence ATGAAACATTATAATGTAGTAGCAGCCGTGGTTTGCCATGATGGCAAGTATCTCTGCATGCAGAAAGACAAGACAAAGTTTGATTATACCAGCTATAAATGGGAATTTCCTGGTGGCAAGATAGAGCCTGGTGAAACTCCTCAACAAGCGCTGGCTCGTGAGCTGATGGAGGAGATGGAATATCCGGTAGAAGTAGGAGAGGAGTTGGTAACTGTGAATCACGAGTATCCTGATTTCTCGATAACCATGACTGCCTTTCTGTGTACGCCAAAAGGCGATGCTAATGGGTTCAGGAGGCGTGAGCACGCTGGTAGCAAGTGGTGCAGCAAAGATGAGCTGAAAGGGCTCAACTGGGCTGCAGCGGATGTTGGGATAGTTAGAATTTTGCTATAA
- a CDS encoding ATP-binding protein, producing MRFDIHTLIGEATAYDKKQQIEAKRPKSWLKSVSAFANGEGGTLVFGITDDDQVVGLENAEQDAELISEAIKSKLDPIPTINLEFQEIEGKKLILLHIASGDETPYYYIGDKQRVAFIRIGNESVVADRIQLRNLVLKGTGKNYDSLAAPYRFDDMSFTKLKSVHFKRLGRSFEDSEFTSWGIIDTQGKLTNAGALIADDSPIRQSRIFCTRWNGLDMTSGLGEALDDAEFEGSVIGQLQDAVAFVRNNSHKKWWKEATYREELPDYPERAVTEVISNAIIHRNYLELGSEIHIDIYDNRMEVYSPGGMMDGSLIQHLDPMNVPSKRRNPLLADFFNRLELMERRGSGMKKIVKEYKHFEKFPGYKAPEFKSNSGEFHVTLWNLNYDEKQFANSGKQFANDSKEFANSEKQFANDTKEFANSEKQFANDTKEFANEKKETAKEVKQRKEFVKAKRAIYKLITSNPKVTTAQIAEKLNVSTRQVQKYLKRLIEQNLIVKEGSRINGSWKILDEEYTDFFGRI from the coding sequence ATGAGATTTGACATACATACATTGATTGGCGAGGCGACAGCCTACGACAAGAAACAACAGATAGAAGCCAAACGACCTAAGAGTTGGCTCAAAAGTGTATCTGCCTTTGCTAATGGTGAAGGTGGCACGCTTGTATTTGGCATTACTGATGACGACCAAGTAGTAGGACTTGAAAATGCGGAACAAGATGCTGAACTCATCAGCGAAGCCATCAAGTCTAAGTTGGATCCTATCCCAACCATCAATTTGGAATTTCAGGAAATTGAGGGGAAAAAACTGATTTTATTGCATATAGCCTCTGGTGATGAGACTCCTTATTATTATATAGGTGACAAACAACGTGTCGCCTTCATCCGCATAGGAAACGAATCAGTTGTAGCAGACCGCATCCAATTGAGAAATCTTGTTCTTAAAGGAACTGGCAAGAACTACGACAGTCTTGCCGCACCATACAGATTTGATGATATGTCATTTACCAAATTGAAATCAGTACATTTCAAACGCTTGGGACGCTCTTTTGAGGATTCTGAGTTCACATCATGGGGTATCATCGACACACAAGGAAAACTTACCAACGCAGGCGCACTAATAGCAGATGACTCTCCTATCCGTCAATCAAGAATATTCTGTACAAGATGGAATGGGCTTGATATGACAAGTGGATTGGGCGAAGCTTTGGATGACGCAGAGTTTGAAGGAAGTGTCATTGGACAATTGCAAGATGCCGTAGCATTTGTCAGAAATAACTCGCATAAGAAATGGTGGAAAGAAGCTACTTACAGAGAAGAACTTCCAGACTATCCTGAACGTGCCGTAACAGAAGTGATAAGTAACGCCATCATTCATCGCAATTATTTAGAACTTGGCAGTGAAATCCACATTGACATATATGATAATCGAATGGAAGTATATTCACCAGGTGGTATGATGGACGGAAGTCTTATCCAACATCTTGATCCAATGAACGTACCTTCTAAACGTCGTAATCCTCTCCTTGCAGATTTCTTCAATCGACTTGAATTGATGGAACGCAGAGGGAGTGGCATGAAGAAGATTGTCAAGGAATACAAACATTTTGAAAAGTTCCCTGGGTACAAAGCACCAGAATTCAAATCTAACTCTGGAGAATTTCATGTGACTCTATGGAATCTCAATTATGACGAGAAACAGTTCGCCAACTCAGGAAAACAGTTCGCCAACGACTCAAAAGAGTTCGCCAACTCAGAAAAACAGTTCGCCAACGACACAAAAGAGTTCGCCAACTCAGAAAAACAGTTCGCCAACGACACCAAAGAGTTCGCCAACGAAAAGAAAGAAACAGCCAAAGAAGTCAAGCAAAGAAAAGAGTTCGTGAAGGCTAAAAGAGCCATCTACAAACTTATCACTTCTAATCCAAAGGTGACAACTGCGCAAATAGCAGAAAAACTAAACGTATCAACACGCCAGGTACAAAAATACCTCAAACGATTGATAGAACAAAATCTGATTGTGAAAGAAGGAAGTAGAATAAATGGTTCGTGGAAAATTCTCGATGAAGAATATACGGATTTCTTTGGACGCATATAA
- a CDS encoding AAA family ATPase produces the protein MEDYDKLMVGDQSTDGRIIIADKDRLCYLVKSGSKGSFSIRTISKQLLGEFIDYYRKNPNKKAEDARVELKELSDIDKYEYGYNATLTAMAKMVLDPKNELVRKGNPAESSRAENHLLKTTGLQQIYYGAPGTGKSKTIKDLTFGESVIRTTFHPDSDYASFVGTYKPITEEVDLRDCYGKKVIDDDTKEVVKEERIAYKFIPQAFLEAYVEAWKKLGSKKSEKSDKSYNRIHPALLDTPEIFTKNKASKKQFLIIEEINRGNCAQIFGDLFQLLDRNEYGFSDYPIVADKDMQKYLEKEFAGWEITNKDEINQLYGEANMVNLIMKGERLVLPSNLYIWATMNTSDQSLFPIDSAFKRRWDWKYVPIREGRDKETNAPLNWYINTGDKQYNWWSFISKVNELIGSLTNSEDKKLGYFFCKAKDGEIDADLFVSKVIFYLWNDVFKDYGFDDKDFQDEEGKILSFDRFYEDKNGKTNVDIAIVEQFLANLGVEEYISEEEGEEEEKIDAVPSNNETKGNDKTKYSFNGSEPLGKGDLGISIIKQYLKEHPEMKYSKIKETFPDSMLGKELKLIGLIVTRQEIENAIDSYKKRAYGFYKKRKFYSSDGVEFYVSNWWNITNIDSIIQFAKEQGWTVEPTK, from the coding sequence ATGGAAGATTACGATAAACTTATGGTTGGCGACCAATCTACTGACGGGCGCATTATAATTGCTGATAAAGACAGACTTTGCTATCTGGTAAAATCAGGGAGCAAAGGCAGCTTTAGTATTCGTACCATATCCAAGCAATTGCTGGGAGAATTTATAGACTACTATAGAAAAAACCCCAACAAAAAGGCTGAGGATGCCAGAGTAGAACTCAAAGAACTGTCTGACATTGATAAATATGAATATGGCTACAACGCTACGTTGACAGCGATGGCTAAGATGGTTCTTGACCCAAAGAACGAACTCGTCAGAAAAGGGAATCCAGCAGAATCTTCTCGTGCAGAAAACCATTTGCTTAAGACTACAGGCCTTCAGCAGATTTACTATGGTGCTCCTGGCACAGGCAAATCAAAGACCATCAAGGACTTGACTTTCGGAGAGAGCGTGATTCGTACTACATTCCATCCAGACTCTGATTACGCCTCTTTTGTAGGTACTTATAAACCTATTACAGAAGAAGTTGATCTCCGAGATTGCTATGGGAAAAAGGTCATCGATGACGATACAAAGGAAGTCGTAAAGGAAGAAAGAATTGCCTATAAGTTCATTCCTCAGGCTTTTCTCGAAGCCTATGTTGAAGCGTGGAAGAAACTTGGTAGCAAAAAGAGTGAAAAGAGCGATAAAAGCTATAATAGAATCCACCCAGCACTTCTCGATACTCCAGAAATTTTCACTAAGAATAAGGCATCAAAGAAGCAATTTCTTATTATCGAAGAAATAAACCGAGGCAATTGTGCCCAAATCTTTGGTGATCTGTTCCAATTGCTCGATCGCAACGAATATGGCTTTTCTGATTATCCTATCGTTGCAGATAAGGATATGCAGAAGTATCTCGAAAAGGAATTTGCGGGATGGGAGATTACGAATAAAGACGAAATCAACCAGCTCTATGGCGAAGCCAATATGGTAAACCTCATCATGAAGGGAGAGCGCCTTGTTCTGCCTTCAAACCTCTATATTTGGGCTACAATGAACACCAGCGACCAGAGTCTCTTCCCTATTGACTCAGCCTTTAAGCGCCGCTGGGATTGGAAGTATGTGCCTATTCGTGAAGGTCGTGACAAAGAAACCAACGCTCCTCTCAACTGGTACATCAACACGGGTGATAAGCAATACAATTGGTGGTCATTTATCAGCAAGGTTAATGAGCTGATTGGTTCACTTACCAATTCAGAAGACAAGAAGCTCGGCTATTTCTTCTGCAAGGCAAAGGATGGCGAAATCGATGCCGACTTGTTCGTTAGTAAGGTTATTTTCTATCTCTGGAATGATGTGTTCAAGGACTATGGATTCGATGATAAGGACTTTCAGGATGAAGAAGGCAAGATTCTGTCTTTCGACCGATTCTATGAGGATAAGAACGGCAAAACTAACGTTGATATAGCTATCGTTGAGCAGTTCTTGGCGAATTTGGGAGTGGAGGAATACATTTCAGAAGAAGAAGGAGAAGAAGAGGAAAAAATTGATGCTGTCCCAAGCAACAATGAAACTAAAGGCAACGATAAAACAAAATATAGTTTCAATGGCTCTGAACCGCTTGGCAAAGGTGACTTAGGTATTTCCATCATTAAACAATATCTGAAGGAACATCCCGAGATGAAATATTCTAAAATCAAAGAAACCTTCCCAGACTCGATGCTTGGAAAGGAACTGAAACTCATAGGATTAATAGTCACTCGTCAGGAAATAGAAAACGCTATAGATAGTTACAAGAAAAGAGCCTATGGCTTTTATAAAAAAAGAAAATTCTATTCTTCTGATGGAGTCGAGTTTTATGTAAGCAATTGGTGGAATATAACAAACATTGATTCTATTATCCAATTTGCAAAAGAACAAGGCTGGACAGTAGAACCAACAAAATAA
- a CDS encoding DUF3427 domain-containing protein: MESRFLTNYTETTFLSTIQMNLRRCKSFAFSVSFIKKAGLVLLAKDISAAIERGAKGRIITSTYQNFTDVESLNYFLSLAQHPNFECHLDDECFHDEKNYFTNGFHSKGYIFELENGIEMVVGSSNITRYALLKNIEWDLVVNCEHDTEAYLDAMNEFESLWNQTYELSQDRIKEYSTKLSFAIEHWDMDYDMADSEIKPNYMQRKALRELNRYRAIGQERALVISATGSGKTYLAAFDALNFNPDRLLYIVHEGSILKKSLETFQKVFGGSKTCGLYNAEAKETGEDFLFSTNVSMCRSLELFDKKEFNYIIIDECHHAVADSYRKIIDYFEPEFLLGLTATENRMDNQDVVEIFGNNIPYELRLRDAIINDLIVPFHYYGIRDELVDYGLTASGERRLISQISTPENCEFIHQQIEKHRMGDQKLKALAFCRNIQHARMMADNLGDYYHTASLSGKNKTGERIRAYNDLQDENRDLEILFAVDILNEGVDIPGVNMVLFLRPTESSTIFLQQLGRGLRKYTNKPYVTILDFIGNSYKRSVHIALALGSLSRNSILEKKLLKFMVRNDFKSLGLDKYGVEVHIDDLSKEEIIDKIESENFNRINYLKMDYQNFKAYLKTPSYPSHMDYMNSDYAPNLLKFMKIKIGSKKTNSYYGFLKGIEEEGLPVFSEEQIACINYLSSLLPLVREHEYLVIKNLLNGESSLSRIEANIQEEIPGFKHEQLEHALRFLQEGFAVKIEADEVHLCGEREEEYEAYLQDLLNYGLTQYEARYADTKEDFLLWQDYRQDQVLLKILENPKHNQYGTYYKDGNMYVFAGLKKDASLDEHLKYNDKFLSPDVFQWESINDISDKDEAKQKAAKRVFVFVRKVNMENGITLPYTYVGTGHLENPRKNVTTNGSILYDIHMDNPLSQELQEDFQWME, from the coding sequence ATGGAATCTAGATTCTTGACCAATTATACAGAGACAACCTTCCTGTCTACCATTCAGATGAACTTGCGCCGCTGCAAGTCATTTGCTTTTTCAGTCAGCTTTATCAAGAAAGCCGGCCTGGTACTCTTGGCTAAAGACATTAGTGCTGCTATAGAGCGTGGAGCTAAAGGAAGAATTATCACTTCTACTTATCAGAATTTTACCGATGTAGAATCGTTAAACTACTTTTTGAGTTTGGCACAACATCCTAATTTTGAGTGTCATCTGGACGATGAATGTTTCCACGATGAGAAGAACTATTTTACTAATGGTTTCCATTCTAAAGGCTATATTTTCGAACTGGAAAATGGTATAGAAATGGTTGTAGGTTCTTCTAATATCACACGCTATGCTTTGCTGAAAAACATAGAGTGGGATTTGGTGGTGAATTGCGAGCATGATACCGAGGCTTATCTTGATGCAATGAATGAGTTTGAAAGCCTATGGAATCAGACGTATGAATTATCGCAGGATAGAATTAAAGAATATTCTACCAAACTCAGTTTTGCTATTGAGCATTGGGATATGGATTATGATATGGCGGATTCTGAAATCAAACCTAATTATATGCAGCGCAAAGCACTTAGGGAATTGAACAGGTATCGTGCCATCGGTCAGGAAAGGGCTTTGGTGATTTCTGCCACAGGTTCAGGAAAGACGTATCTGGCAGCATTCGATGCGCTCAATTTTAACCCCGACAGATTGCTCTACATCGTACATGAAGGCTCTATCTTGAAGAAATCCCTGGAGACATTCCAAAAGGTCTTTGGCGGCTCTAAAACCTGCGGTCTGTATAATGCGGAGGCAAAGGAAACAGGTGAGGATTTCCTGTTCTCTACCAATGTTTCGATGTGCCGTTCGCTCGAACTCTTTGATAAGAAGGAATTCAATTATATCATCATCGATGAGTGTCACCATGCTGTAGCAGACAGTTATCGGAAAATCATCGACTATTTTGAGCCGGAGTTCCTGCTGGGCTTGACAGCTACCGAGAACCGAATGGATAATCAGGATGTAGTAGAGATTTTCGGCAATAATATCCCATACGAGTTGCGGCTTCGTGATGCCATCATCAATGATCTGATTGTGCCTTTCCACTATTATGGTATTCGTGACGAACTGGTTGATTATGGGTTGACAGCATCTGGCGAACGCCGTTTGATTTCGCAAATTTCTACACCTGAAAACTGCGAGTTTATCCACCAGCAGATAGAGAAGCATCGAATGGGAGACCAGAAGCTGAAGGCGCTGGCTTTCTGTAGAAACATCCAGCATGCCAGAATGATGGCTGATAATCTGGGTGATTATTACCATACAGCTTCCTTGAGCGGTAAGAACAAGACCGGTGAACGTATTCGTGCTTACAATGATTTACAGGATGAAAACCGGGATTTGGAAATCTTGTTTGCTGTAGATATCCTGAACGAGGGTGTGGATATTCCTGGTGTCAACATGGTGCTCTTTCTGCGCCCAACGGAATCGAGTACCATCTTCTTGCAGCAATTGGGTCGAGGTCTTCGTAAGTATACAAACAAGCCTTATGTTACGATACTCGATTTCATTGGCAACAGCTATAAGCGTAGCGTTCATATAGCCTTGGCGCTAGGCAGTCTTTCCCGCAATTCTATTTTGGAAAAGAAACTCTTAAAGTTCATGGTAAGGAATGATTTCAAGAGCTTGGGCTTGGATAAATATGGCGTTGAGGTACACATCGATGACCTTTCCAAAGAGGAAATCATCGACAAGATTGAGAGCGAGAATTTCAACCGCATCAACTATCTGAAGATGGATTATCAGAACTTCAAGGCATATCTGAAAACTCCGTCTTATCCATCGCACATGGATTATATGAATAGTGATTATGCTCCTAATCTCTTGAAATTCATGAAGATAAAGATTGGCTCCAAGAAAACCAATTCTTATTATGGTTTCTTGAAGGGTATAGAAGAAGAGGGCTTGCCGGTATTCTCAGAAGAGCAGATTGCTTGTATCAATTATCTGTCTAGTCTTTTGCCTTTGGTAAGAGAGCATGAGTATTTGGTAATCAAGAATTTACTGAACGGAGAGTCTTCTTTATCTCGTATTGAAGCCAATATCCAGGAGGAGATTCCTGGTTTCAAGCATGAGCAACTGGAGCACGCTTTGCGATTCCTGCAAGAGGGATTTGCTGTGAAGATAGAAGCGGATGAAGTGCATTTGTGTGGCGAAAGAGAAGAAGAATATGAGGCATATCTGCAAGATTTGCTTAACTATGGTTTGACGCAATATGAGGCAAGATATGCTGACACGAAAGAAGATTTCCTGTTGTGGCAGGATTATCGTCAGGACCAGGTGCTCTTGAAAATCCTGGAGAATCCGAAGCACAATCAGTATGGCACTTACTATAAGGATGGCAATATGTATGTATTTGCTGGTTTAAAGAAGGATGCCTCGCTGGATGAACATTTGAAGTATAATGACAAGTTCTTGTCGCCAGATGTTTTCCAGTGGGAAAGTATTAATGATATTTCAGACAAGGACGAAGCTAAACAGAAAGCCGCTAAGAGAGTCTTTGTGTTTGTGAGGAAGGTAAATATGGAGAATGGTATCACCCTGCCGTACACCTATGTAGGAACGGGTCATTTGGAGAATCCGAGAAAGAATGTAACGACGAATGGTTCTATATTGTATGATATCCACATGGACAATCCGTTGTCGCAGGAATTGCAGGAAGACTTCCAGTGGATGGAGTAA